A genomic region of Pelodiscus sinensis isolate JC-2024 chromosome 1, ASM4963464v1, whole genome shotgun sequence contains the following coding sequences:
- the LOC102462522 gene encoding olfactory receptor 51G2-like: MSAVNDTKVQFAVFLLSGIPGHEDVHLWVSIPFCIMYAISLVGNSFLLFIIKTDPSLHEPMYIFLSMLALTDLGLSISTMPTILGIFLFNSREISLDACFAQEFFIHLLQGIESSTLLLMAFDRFVAICNPLRYASILTLPRVAKMGLVCVLRGVAVILPLPFLLKRFQYCRSNVLSHSYCLHQEVMKLACADITVNNIYGLSAALLTMGLDSLLIFLSYVMILKTVLSIASRTESLKALNTCVSHFCAVLLFYVPEFGLSVIHRFGNSSSHLLQFVLGYFYLLVPPLMNPIVYSVKCKHLRARIMRVFIK, from the coding sequence ATGTCAGCTGTCAATGATACCAAAGTCCAATTTGCTGTGTTCCTTCTCTCTGGGATACCTGGGCACGAAGACGTCCATCTCTGGGTCTCTATCCCTTTCTGCATCATGTATGCCATTTCGTTAGTAGGAAATTCATTCCTTCTATTCATTATAAAAACAGatccaagcctccatgagcccatgtacattttcctttccatgttggccCTCACAGACCTTGGTTTATCAATATCCACCATGCCAACTATACTGGGTATATTCTTGTTTAACTCTAGGGAGATCAGCCTGGATGCCTGTTTTGCCCAGGAGTTCTTCATACACTTGCTTCAAGGAATTGAATCCTCCACTCTCTTGTTGATGGCTTTTGACCGCTTCGTTGCCATCTGTAACCCACTGAGATACGCTTCTATCTTAACCCTGCCAAGAGTAGCCAAGATGGGGCTGGTGTGTGTGCTAAGAGGTGTTGCTGTGATATTACCACTGCCCTTTCTCTTGAAACGCTTCCAATACTGTCGCTCCAATGTACTCTCCCATTCCTACTGCCTACACCAGGAAGTTATGAAGTTGGCTTGTGCGGACATCACAGTCAACAATATCTATGGCCTGTCTGCTGCACTTTTAACAATGGGTTTGGATTCACTACTGATCTTCCTCTCCTATgtgatgatcctcaaaacagtGCTGAGCATCGCGTCCCGCACTGAGAGTCTAAAGGCTCTGAACACCTGCGTCTCCCACTTCTGTGCCGTCCTGCTCTTCTACGTACCAGAGTTTGGCTTGTCTGTCATACACAGATTTGGGAACAGCTCTTCTCACTTGCTTCAGTTTGTCCTGGGTTACTTCTacctgctggtcccacccctgaTGAACCCAATCGTGTACAGTGTGAAATGCAAACACCTTCGTGCGAGGATCATGAGGGTGTTCATCAAGTGA